GATATTAAAGAAAGGCATTGAGTAGTAAAGGTAATACCTATTAGTATTATATTAACATTTATACaattaatcattttgaaataacagagtaaattaaaatcaaataaacaagattatagatacagaaaaaaaattatactgacCTTAGAAAGTCAGAAATAGAATTGTTATTGTTGTCATCTCTGTAAAGAGATGTAAAGTCCTTTACATCTGTAAAGACTCTGTAAAGTCCTCGGAGGACTTTCTTTACCAGTCTATTCACCAGCTTATGGTGAAGAAAGTTGGACTAATTGTATAATTCTTTGAAACCCTAGTCTATTTGGGCTCAATATTTTGTGAAGAAGTTCCATTTGTATAGAGGACTGCAGCCTAAACTACATACCAGATATATTAAACACCTTTGGGGAGCAAAGAAGCTTCTTAATAGCATCTTTCATGTCCTTATTTCTCTGGCTATATATAATGGGATTGAAAAAGGGAGCAAGCACAGAGAATGTTAGAGCAATGGTGGTGTCCCAGAATGGTATATAAGTAGCAGTGAATCTAAGATACATGAGGGCCACACTGCCAAAAAACAGCAGGAAGACAGCAATGTGCACAGCACGGGTGAAAAAGGCCTTTTTATGACCCTCAGCTGAAGGGATGCCCTGGATAACAATGACAATTCGAatgtaagaaagagaaataatcagACCTGTTATTAGAATAGCGAGAGCATGAATCACATCTTGCACCAAGATCACAAAGGCATCTGTGCAGGCTAAATTTAATAAAGAAGTGAAATCACAGAAGATCTGATGGATTTGGTAGGAACCACAGAAAGGTAGGATAGAAATCCACATAATCTCAGGTAGaaggatgaggaaaccaaagatACAAGATCCTGCAGAAAGCTGAGCACATAGTCGAGGAGTCCTGATGGTCAGGTAGCGGAGTGTGTTTCAGATGGCAACATACCTGTCAATGGCCATGACAGTCAGCAAGCCTCCTTCAGTGTTTCCGAGTGAATGGAAGAAGTACATCTGCAAGAGGCAGCCAATGAAAGAGATGGTGTTTTTATTGCTGATCAGATTAGAGAGCGTCTTAGGAATGGTGGCTGTGGTGTATCAGATCTCAAGAAATGAAAAGTTACTTACGAAGTTATACATGGGATTGTGAAGATGGGCATCCAGCCTTACAGCAAAGATCATTGGGTTCATTAGGTTCTTGATTACAATAAATGTGTAGatgaaaagtaaaggaaaaaagtatAGGAGGCCACCATCCTGGAGTTTGGGGACCCCAGTGAAGATAAACTCAATCACTGCCGATAGATTTCCACTCTCCATATCCGCAGTAGAGCTACCTGTGAACGAAGAAGAGGGTACACCCAACtaacagagaagaaaatcagTGCAGcataaatgtaaatggtattttgtTACCTGGTATTTTTGTGTTTTGACATTTCCCAGATTCAAAATAACTGATAACTTGTCTATATCTCTCATCTTTTTGTTTGAGAGACAATATAGCATGATGATTAGTAGCATGGGTTCAAATCAAACATTCTGAGCCTGAATTTTCATTCTGCCCCTTATTAGTTGGGTAAATAAGCAAGTTAcataatctctctgagcttcagagtCTTCTGTAGTTGAAAAATATTAGTGCAGAATTATGAGTATTAAAGGAATTAATGTATCAAAGTCCATCATATTAATATTGATCCATATTTGTTAGTTATCATTTCCTACCTTGAACAGCTTTCTAAAAGAATATTAACAATTTATTAACTGTTAATTGTCATTAACAATTTATTAATTGTCATTTAGATCTTGTTCACTCCTCaatcacttgctgtgtgactgcTTTCTCTACTGCTATACAGAAGCCATTCTGTCCTATGTATCAGTGACATGGTAACTGCAAAACAGTGAAAAAGTTTCAGTCATTACATTACAACTACACTTTGGCATCAGAAACTACTGATTACTACTACTTGAAGATTATCTTCCTTGGTTCTCACGAAACCACCGTCTCCAGGTTTGCCTTCTTCCTGAATGGAAGCTTCCTCTCGGGTGTTTTGTTGTAACACTGTTTCTTATTTTATGTGTTATAAACTCATCTTCTTGACCCATTCTATAAATGGCTCTGTGCTCCAACTTCCTGCTGTGGTCCCTAAAACCATGTCCTTCCTTGTTGTTGATGAACACATACTCTCTGTAGTTTTCCGTTCTTTCAGATCTCCAGCACAGATATGTTTCCTGAACTTTAGACCTGTATATCCAATATTCCCCATCTGCCACTCTCTCATGCTGCACTATGGAAGTTTTCAGAGTTCACCATGATTTCTCCTGGGTCATTGCTTATGTGAATGTTAACCCTCTTCTTAGAAGCCACTCTTACTCCCTTTTCTTCACTTGAATACTTCCTAGGCTTTCCTCAAGTTTCAGCTCAGCCATTGCCTCCTATCAGAAGCTCTACAACTCTTGCTGTGGTCTCATCTCCTTCcctacattcacacacacacacacacacacacacacacacacacacacacctgggttTATTCTCATCTGTGTGTCCTACAAAAGGATTCTACCATAATCCTTATTATGTCTTATTGTAACTTATTTGTTTAActtcactagactgtgagcttctaTTACAGCAGTATCAACATTTTGTCTTTCACGACCCCTGGCATGTATTAAGCACTTGAAAGTagctattttttaatgaatacgTTTGGATCAGACTTACAAACATAATTAAAGGTAGAAAAATCCAGAAGATTGGTAGGAAGGAAACTTATAAGCACTCATATCTTAGACAGCTGTAAACTCTGAATAACTAGATGTTATTTCTGATTATAAATATGCAGAGCCCAGAACTCCAAAGATGGCGATTGCTCATAAACCCTAGTCCAATGCCAAAATTCAAGCCTGTCCAAATCTTCATTATTTGAATCTTTAGAGTGTGTCTCATCCCCAACATAGGAAATGAATACTTCCTTTCCAGACCTCAGTGACCCTCAACTCACCTCTGCCAGATACAGTAGGTGTCATCCTTTTCCCTGGgtctctgcattcttttttttttttttttaaagtatttatttatttatttatggctgtgttgggtcttcgtttctgtgcgagggctttctctagttgtggcaagcgggggggggccacacttcatcgcggtgcgcgggcctctcactaccgcggcctctctcgttgcggagcacaggctccagacgcgcaggctcagtaatttattatttgtagatttttgatgatggccattctgactggtgtgaggtgatacctcattgtagttttgacttgcatttctctagtgattaataatgttgaacattattgtatgtgtttgttggcaatcggtatatcttctttggagaaatgtctatttaggtcttctgcccatttttggattgggttgtttgtttttttgatattgagctgcatgagctgcttgtatattttggagattaaacctttgtcagttgctttgtttgcaaatattttcttcaatactgagggttgtctttttgtcttgtttatggtttcctttactgtgcaaaagctttgaagtttcattaggtctcatttgtttatttttgtttttatctccattcatctaggaggtaggtcaaaaggatcttgctgtgatttatgtcatagagtgttcttcctatgttttcctctaagagttttatagtgtctggccttacatttagatctttagtctatttggagtttatttttgtgtatggtgttaggaagtgttctaatttcattctgttacatgaagctgtccagttttcacagcaccccttattgaacaggctgtcttttctccattgtatattcttgcctcctttgtcaaaaataaggtgaccatatgtgcgtgggtttatctctgggctttctatcctgttccattgatcaatatttcttttttgatgccagtaccatactgtcttgattactgtagctttgcagtatagtctgcagtcagggagcctgattcctccagctccatttttctttctcaagatttcattggctattcggggtcttttgtgtttccatgcaaattgtaaaattttttgttctactgcTGTGAAGAGTGCCAATGATAgcttgataaggattgcactgtatctgtagattgctttgtgtagtatagtcattttcacaatattgattcttccaatccaagaacatggtatatctctccatctgttggaatcatctttaatttctttcatcagtgtcttatagttttctgcatacaggtcttttgtctccttaggaaggtttattcctaggtattttattctttttgttgcattggtaaatgggattgtttccttaatttctctcagatttttcattgttggtgaaTAGGAAtgaaagatatttctgtgcataaatcttgtatcctgctgcttcaacaaattcattgattagctctagtagttttctggtaacatctttaggattctctatgtatagtatcatgtcatctgcaaacagtgacagttttaattcttcttttctgatttggattccttttatttcttcttcttctttgattgctgtggctaaaacttgcaaaactatgttgaataatagcaatgagagtggacaaccttgtcttgttcctgatcttagaggaaatggttccagtttttcactatagagaatgatgttggctgtgtgtttgtcatatatggcctttattatgttgaggtaggttacctctatgcctactttctggagagttttttatcataaatggatgttgaattttgttgaaggctttttctgcatctgtcaaGATTATAATATggattttatccttcagtttgttaatatggtgtatcacattgattgatttgcatatattgaagaatccttgcattcttgggataaaccccacctgatcatggtgtatgatcttttaaatgtgtttttggattctgttgctggtattttgttgaggatttttgcatctatgctcattagtgatattggtctgtagttttctttttttgtgacatctttgtgtggttttggcaTCTGGGtcatggtggccttgtagaatgagttttggagtgttcctccctctgctgtattttggaagagtttgagaatgataggtgttagctcttctctaaatgtttgataaaattcagctgtgaagctatctggtcctgggcttttgcttgttggaaaatttttaatcacactttcaatttcagtgcttgtgattggtctgttcatattttctgttttttcctcattcagccttggaaggttgtgcttttctaaaaatttgctcatttcttccaggttgtcctttttattggcatattgttgcatgtagtagtctctcatgagcctttgtatttctgcagtgtcagttgtcacttctcctttttcatttctaattctgttgatttgagtcttctccctttttttttcttgatgagtctggctaatggtctatcagttttgtttatcttcagaaagaaccagcttttagttttattgatctttgctactgtttccctcatttctttttcatttatttctaatctgatctttatgttttctttccttctgctaacttgagtttttttgttgttgttgtttttcttctctctctaattgctttaggtgtaaggttaggttgtttatttgagatttttcctgtttcttgaggtaggattatattgctataaactttcctcttagaacagcctttgctgcatcccatagtttttgggtcattgtgctttcattgtcatttgtttctaggtattttttgatttcctctttcatttcttcagtgatctcttggttatttagtagcattttgtttagcctccatgtgtttgtattttttacagtctttttcctgtaattgatatttagtctcataacattgtggtcaggaaagatttTACGATTGAtaagatttcacttttcttaaatttactgaggcttgatttgtgacccaagatatactctatcctggagaatgttccataagcacttgagaagaaagtgtattctgttgtttttggatggaatgtcctataaatatcaattaagtttatCTGGTCTAatttgtcttttaaagcttgtgtttccctatttattttcattttgggtgattggtccattggtgaaagtgaggtgttaaagtcccctactattactgtgttactatcaatctccccttttgtggctgttggcatttgccttaagtattgaggtgttcctgtgttgggtgcataaatatttacaattgttatatcatcttcttggattgatcccttgatcattatgtagtgtccttctttatctcttgtaatagtctttattttaaagtctattttgtctgatatgagaattgctactccagatttcttttgatttctatttgcatggaatatcttactccatctcctcactttcagtctgtatgtgtccctaggtctgaagtgcgtctcttgtagacagcatatacacgagtcttgcttttgtatccattcagccagtctgtgtcttttggttggagcatttaatccgtttacatttaaggtaattatcaatatgtgtgttcttattaccattttcttaattattttgggtttgttattgtaggtcttttccttctcttgtgtttcctgcctggagaagttcctttagcatttattgtaaagatggtttggtggtgctgaattctcttagcttttgcttgtctgtaaaaattttaatttctgcatcaaatctgaataagatccttgctgggtaaagtaatcttggttgtatgtttttctctttcatcactttaaatatgtcctgccacacccttctggcttgcagaatttctgctgaaagatcatctgttaaccttatggggttttcCTTGTATGCTAttctttgcttttcccttgctgcttttaatattttttctttgaagttaatttttgaatgtttgattaatatatgtcttggcatgtttctccttggttttatcctgtgtggaactctctgcacttcctggatttgattgactatttcctttcccatattagggaaattttcaactataatctcttcaaatattttctcagacccttttttttctcttcttctgggacacctataatttgaatgttggtgcatttaatgttgtcccagaggtctctgagactgt
Above is a window of Balaenoptera acutorostrata chromosome 1, mBalAcu1.1, whole genome shotgun sequence DNA encoding:
- the LOC103000058 gene encoding LOW QUALITY PROTEIN: olfactory receptor 6K3 (The sequence of the model RefSeq protein was modified relative to this genomic sequence to represent the inferred CDS: substituted 2 bases at 2 genomic stop codons), which gives rise to MESGNLSAVIEFIFTGVPKLQDGGLLYFFPLLFIYTFIVIKNLMNPMIFAVRLDAHLHNPMYNFVSNFSFLEIXYTTATIPKTLSNLISNKNTISFIGCLLQMYFFHSLGNTEGGLLTVMAIDRYVAIXNTLRYLTIRTPRLCAQLSAGSCIFGFLILLPEIMWISILPFCGSYQIHQIFCDFTSLLNLACTDAFVILVQDVIHALAILITGLIISLSYIRIVIVIQGIPSAEGHKKAFFTRAVHIAVFLLFFGSVALMYLRFTATYIPFWDTTIALTFSVLAPFFNPIIYSQRNKDMKDAIKKLLCSPKVFNISGM